A single Cottoperca gobio chromosome 3, fCotGob3.1, whole genome shotgun sequence DNA region contains:
- the onecut1 gene encoding hepatocyte nuclear factor 6 isoform X2 has protein sequence MNAQLSMENIGDMHGVSHESVVGHGDLMSGHSPHARPSPRGLSHRAMGMATLLDSGDYHPGHHGHLHPAISMCEVPPGMSASSTYTTLTPLQPLPPISTVSDKFASHHHHHHHPHHPHHHPHQRIPGNVSGSFTLMREDRSLAPMNSLYPSYHHKDPCMGQSLSPLSGSGLASIHTSQAGIPPYAHPGAAMPGEKMLTPSGFEAHHPSMLGRHTEQHMSSSAGMVQINGLHHHPHAHLGAQGHGQGLVNSREQASGPGQQGGGGGVGGVSGGQMEEVNTKEVAQRITTELKRYSIPQAIFAQRVLCRSQGTLSDLLRNPKPWSKLKSGRETFRRMWKWLQEPEFQRMSALRLAACKRKEQDHGRSERGSMSKKPRLVFTDVQRRTLHAIFKENKRPSKELQITIAQQLGLELTTVSNFFMNARRRSLDKWVDDGSGHPANSGPNACTKA, from the exons ATGAACGCACAGCTGTCGATGGAGAATATTGGCGACATGCACGGAGTGAGCCATGAGTCCGTGGTCGGTCACGGAGACCTGATGAGTGGCCACAGTCCGCATGCCCGTCCGAGCCCCCGGGGTCTAAGCCACCGCGCTATGGGCATGGCAACCCTGTTGGACAGCGGAGACTATCACCCCGGACACCACGGACACCTGCATCCAGCCATCAGCATGTGTGAAGTCCCCCCTGGCATGAGTGCAAGCAGCACTTACACCACCCTAACCCCACTGCAGCCTTTACCCCCCATCTCCACCGTGTCCGACAAGTTTGCGtcccatcatcaccaccaccaccatccccATCATCCTCACCATCATCCCCACCAGAGGATCCCCGGAAATGTCAGCGGCAGCTTTACGTTGATGCGAGAGGACCGGAGTCTGGCGCCTATGAACAGTCTGTATCCTTCATATCATCACAAAGATCCCTGCATGGGCCAGAGCCTCTCCCCGCTGTCTGGTTCCGGTCTGGCCAGCATACACACGTCCCAGGCCGGAATCCCTCCCTACGCTCATCCCGGTGCCGCCATGCCTGGTGAGAAGATGCTCACCCCCAGCGGGTTTGAGGCTCACCACCCGTCCATGCTCGGCAGACACACGGAGCAGCACATGAGCTCCTCAGCGGGCATGGTACAAATCAACGGCCTCCACCACCACCCGCACGCCCACCTTGGCGCGCAGGGGCACGGCCAGGGGCTGGTGAACAGCCGGGAGCAGGCCTCCGGGCCCGGGCAGCAAGGGGGTGGCGGTGGAGTGGGTGGTGTTTCTGGGGGCCAGATGGAGGAGGTGAATACCAAAGAGGTGGCACAGAGGATCACCACGGAGCTGAAGCGCTACAGCATCCCTCAGGCCATCTTTGCCCAGCGGGTCCTGTGCAGGTCCCAGGGGACCCTGTCCGACCTGCTGAGAAACCCCAAACCCTGGTCCAAGCTCAAGTCCGGTAGAGAGACCTTCCGCCGCATGTGGAAATGGCTGCAGGAGCCTGAGTTCCAACGCATGAGTGCGCTCAGGCTCGCAG CATGTAAGCGTAAGGAGCAGGACCACGGCAGAAGCGAGCGGGGAAGCATGTCCAAGAAGCCCCGGCTGGTGTTCACAGATGTGCAGCGGCGGACGCTCCATGCCATCTTCAAGGAGAACAAGCGTCCATCCAAAGAGCTGCAGATCACCATCGCCCAGCAGCTGGGCCTCGAGCTGACCACAGTCAGCAACTTCTTTATGAACGCACGCCGTCGGAGCCTCGATAAGTGGGTGGACGATGGCTCCGGTCACCCAGCCAACTCTGGCCCCAACGCCTGCACCAAAGCCTGA
- the onecut1 gene encoding hepatocyte nuclear factor 6 isoform X1, producing the protein MNAQLSMENIGDMHGVSHESVVGHGDLMSGHSPHARPSPRGLSHRAMGMATLLDSGDYHPGHHGHLHPAISMCEVPPGMSASSTYTTLTPLQPLPPISTVSDKFASHHHHHHHPHHPHHHPHQRIPGNVSGSFTLMREDRSLAPMNSLYPSYHHKDPCMGQSLSPLSGSGLASIHTSQAGIPPYAHPGAAMPGEKMLTPSGFEAHHPSMLGRHTEQHMSSSAGMVQINGLHHHPHAHLGAQGHGQGLVNSREQASGPGQQGGGGGVGGVSGGQMEEVNTKEVAQRITTELKRYSIPQAIFAQRVLCRSQGTLSDLLRNPKPWSKLKSGRETFRRMWKWLQEPEFQRMSALRLAGERSLACKRKEQDHGRSERGSMSKKPRLVFTDVQRRTLHAIFKENKRPSKELQITIAQQLGLELTTVSNFFMNARRRSLDKWVDDGSGHPANSGPNACTKA; encoded by the exons ATGAACGCACAGCTGTCGATGGAGAATATTGGCGACATGCACGGAGTGAGCCATGAGTCCGTGGTCGGTCACGGAGACCTGATGAGTGGCCACAGTCCGCATGCCCGTCCGAGCCCCCGGGGTCTAAGCCACCGCGCTATGGGCATGGCAACCCTGTTGGACAGCGGAGACTATCACCCCGGACACCACGGACACCTGCATCCAGCCATCAGCATGTGTGAAGTCCCCCCTGGCATGAGTGCAAGCAGCACTTACACCACCCTAACCCCACTGCAGCCTTTACCCCCCATCTCCACCGTGTCCGACAAGTTTGCGtcccatcatcaccaccaccaccatccccATCATCCTCACCATCATCCCCACCAGAGGATCCCCGGAAATGTCAGCGGCAGCTTTACGTTGATGCGAGAGGACCGGAGTCTGGCGCCTATGAACAGTCTGTATCCTTCATATCATCACAAAGATCCCTGCATGGGCCAGAGCCTCTCCCCGCTGTCTGGTTCCGGTCTGGCCAGCATACACACGTCCCAGGCCGGAATCCCTCCCTACGCTCATCCCGGTGCCGCCATGCCTGGTGAGAAGATGCTCACCCCCAGCGGGTTTGAGGCTCACCACCCGTCCATGCTCGGCAGACACACGGAGCAGCACATGAGCTCCTCAGCGGGCATGGTACAAATCAACGGCCTCCACCACCACCCGCACGCCCACCTTGGCGCGCAGGGGCACGGCCAGGGGCTGGTGAACAGCCGGGAGCAGGCCTCCGGGCCCGGGCAGCAAGGGGGTGGCGGTGGAGTGGGTGGTGTTTCTGGGGGCCAGATGGAGGAGGTGAATACCAAAGAGGTGGCACAGAGGATCACCACGGAGCTGAAGCGCTACAGCATCCCTCAGGCCATCTTTGCCCAGCGGGTCCTGTGCAGGTCCCAGGGGACCCTGTCCGACCTGCTGAGAAACCCCAAACCCTGGTCCAAGCTCAAGTCCGGTAGAGAGACCTTCCGCCGCATGTGGAAATGGCTGCAGGAGCCTGAGTTCCAACGCATGAGTGCGCTCAGGCTCGCAGGTGAGCGAAGCCTCG CATGTAAGCGTAAGGAGCAGGACCACGGCAGAAGCGAGCGGGGAAGCATGTCCAAGAAGCCCCGGCTGGTGTTCACAGATGTGCAGCGGCGGACGCTCCATGCCATCTTCAAGGAGAACAAGCGTCCATCCAAAGAGCTGCAGATCACCATCGCCCAGCAGCTGGGCCTCGAGCTGACCACAGTCAGCAACTTCTTTATGAACGCACGCCGTCGGAGCCTCGATAAGTGGGTGGACGATGGCTCCGGTCACCCAGCCAACTCTGGCCCCAACGCCTGCACCAAAGCCTGA